Proteins co-encoded in one Neodiprion lecontei isolate iyNeoLeco1 chromosome 3, iyNeoLeco1.1, whole genome shotgun sequence genomic window:
- the LOC107223154 gene encoding mitochondrial import inner membrane translocase subunit Tim22 isoform X1, whose amino-acid sequence MRNNRKEMFSFNPPKPPPTPEGDKRVFMNDPDMDKIAVHLVGTQQRFRENIIIPRVMGPVRIKTNDEKLMESVMESCIFKSFMSCVMGYGLGAAIGLFSSSVNPNVASVEKQQTAREIFKEMKMTTLGYAKNFAVVGCVFSAVECTIETYRGKSDWRNGSYAGGVTGGLIGLRAGLKAGLVGAAGFAAFSTAIDYYMHKS is encoded by the exons A TGCGCAATAATCGCAAagagatgttttccttcaACCCACCCAAGCCGCCACCGACTCCCGAAGGAGATAAGAGAGTATTTATGAATGATCCTGACATGGATAAAATAGCCGTTCATTTGGTCGGCACTCAACAACGTTTCAGAGAGAATATCATTATACCTAGAGTGATGGGTCCCGTCAGGATAAAAACGAACGACGAGAAACTCATGGAGTCTGTCATGGAGAGCTGCATCTTCAAAAGCTTCATGAGTTGCGTTATGG GCTACGGTCTTGGTGCAGCTATCGGTCTATTTTCTTCCAGTGTAAATCCAAACGTTGCTAGCGTAGAAAAACAGCAAACAGCACGTGAAATATTCAAAGAAATGAAGATGACGACACTTGGATATGCCAAAAACTTTGCTGTTGTAGGATGTGTATTCTCAGCCGTTGAATGTACCATAGAAACA TACAGGGGAAAGTCTGACTGGCGAAACGGCAGTTATGCTGGTGGTGTGACAGGTGGACTTATCGGTCTTAGAG CTGGACTGAAAGCGGGTCTTGTTGGTGCTGCGGGTTTTGCAGCATTTTCAACAGCGATAGATTACTATATGcataaatcttga
- the LOC107223154 gene encoding mitochondrial import inner membrane translocase subunit Tim22 isoform X2, protein MFSFNPPKPPPTPEGDKRVFMNDPDMDKIAVHLVGTQQRFRENIIIPRVMGPVRIKTNDEKLMESVMESCIFKSFMSCVMGYGLGAAIGLFSSSVNPNVASVEKQQTAREIFKEMKMTTLGYAKNFAVVGCVFSAVECTIETYRGKSDWRNGSYAGGVTGGLIGLRAGLKAGLVGAAGFAAFSTAIDYYMHKS, encoded by the exons atgttttccttcaACCCACCCAAGCCGCCACCGACTCCCGAAGGAGATAAGAGAGTATTTATGAATGATCCTGACATGGATAAAATAGCCGTTCATTTGGTCGGCACTCAACAACGTTTCAGAGAGAATATCATTATACCTAGAGTGATGGGTCCCGTCAGGATAAAAACGAACGACGAGAAACTCATGGAGTCTGTCATGGAGAGCTGCATCTTCAAAAGCTTCATGAGTTGCGTTATGG GCTACGGTCTTGGTGCAGCTATCGGTCTATTTTCTTCCAGTGTAAATCCAAACGTTGCTAGCGTAGAAAAACAGCAAACAGCACGTGAAATATTCAAAGAAATGAAGATGACGACACTTGGATATGCCAAAAACTTTGCTGTTGTAGGATGTGTATTCTCAGCCGTTGAATGTACCATAGAAACA TACAGGGGAAAGTCTGACTGGCGAAACGGCAGTTATGCTGGTGGTGTGACAGGTGGACTTATCGGTCTTAGAG CTGGACTGAAAGCGGGTCTTGTTGGTGCTGCGGGTTTTGCAGCATTTTCAACAGCGATAGATTACTATATGcataaatcttga